One Sodalis praecaptivus DNA segment encodes these proteins:
- a CDS encoding PTS system mannose/fructose/sorbose family transporter subunit IID, with the protein MSQITKATPTVNVSKAQQNLPESLGRKTLRKCWLNWAMHNITVASYDRMEGHGFVKSLMPAVEKLYPGDKEKQAEILLPHTAYFNTEPQLGAMIPGIVIGMEEQRARGEPVDANTVQSVKNSLMGPLAGIGDSSIQGTLIPVLLSIAISLSQGGSILGPLFYIIVFNVLIVSLSYRVFHSGYRLGVKAVDLFVSENANKLRECMSIIGVTVIGGIASSYITLTTPLTFNSGKVNINAQNILDGIFPHLLPLLAVLGVWLLLTRYRLSVVKTMLVTLAVSGVGAFIGFF; encoded by the coding sequence ATGTCACAGATAACTAAAGCAACGCCAACGGTGAATGTCAGCAAAGCGCAGCAGAATTTACCGGAATCCCTGGGCAGAAAAACGTTGAGAAAATGTTGGCTGAATTGGGCGATGCATAATATCACCGTGGCCTCTTATGATCGCATGGAAGGCCATGGTTTTGTGAAATCGCTTATGCCGGCAGTTGAAAAACTCTATCCTGGCGATAAAGAAAAGCAGGCGGAGATTTTATTGCCGCATACCGCCTATTTTAATACTGAACCTCAGTTAGGGGCGATGATTCCAGGCATCGTTATCGGCATGGAAGAGCAGCGGGCGCGCGGTGAGCCCGTTGATGCGAATACCGTGCAATCCGTGAAAAACTCACTTATGGGCCCCTTGGCAGGTATTGGTGACTCATCCATTCAAGGAACATTAATTCCCGTATTGTTGAGTATCGCCATTTCCCTTTCTCAAGGGGGATCAATTCTCGGTCCCTTATTTTACATCATTGTTTTCAATGTACTCATCGTCAGCCTAAGTTATCGCGTTTTTCATTCTGGGTATCGTCTGGGGGTGAAAGCGGTCGATTTATTTGTAAGTGAAAACGCGAATAAATTACGTGAATGCATGTCGATCATTGGTGTTACCGTTATTGGCGGTATCGCGTCAAGCTATATTACGCTGACCACACCTCTTACATTTAATTCCGGTAAAGTCAATATTAACGCGCAAAATATCCTTGACGGGATTTTCCCTCATTTGTTACCGTTACTGGCTGTCTTAGGCGTGTGGTTGTTGTTGACTAGGTATCGCTTATCGGTGGTGAAGACCATGCTGGTAACCTTGGCTGTGTCGGGTGTTGGCGCGTTCATAGGGTTTTTTTGA
- a CDS encoding PTS mannose/fructose/sorbose/N-acetylgalactosamine transporter subunit IIC, whose translation MIEINVIQAALIGIFCYLGALTTPWLLGLTGGWYTLSRPLVAAFITGLIVGDLERAILIGVAVQTVYIAFVSPGNAMPQDLNFVSWLALPLAILSAQDAKVAVTLAATIGVAGTIIFNFTMLSNVFWNTRADKALAAGNKTSWQRNAVWFPQISNFIVRFVPVLLACRFGPKYIELLVNAMPASLMHVVSVFGGVLPAVGIAMLMRQAIIEKTMLIYFLFGFICVVFMKVNMIALVIISLLLALIHYKYKPSQQTASASPNDEDEF comes from the coding sequence ATGATTGAGATCAATGTGATTCAGGCGGCGCTGATCGGCATTTTCTGTTACCTTGGCGCGCTCACCACTCCGTGGCTGCTGGGCCTTACCGGTGGCTGGTATACGTTATCCCGGCCGCTTGTCGCGGCATTCATTACCGGTTTGATTGTGGGCGATCTTGAGCGCGCCATACTGATTGGGGTCGCGGTTCAAACGGTCTACATTGCTTTCGTGTCACCGGGCAATGCCATGCCGCAGGATTTGAATTTCGTCTCGTGGCTGGCGTTACCTCTGGCAATTCTTTCCGCTCAAGATGCCAAGGTCGCTGTTACTCTCGCCGCAACCATCGGCGTGGCTGGGACCATTATTTTCAATTTCACGATGTTGTCCAATGTCTTTTGGAACACACGTGCAGATAAAGCCTTGGCGGCGGGTAACAAGACTTCCTGGCAGAGAAATGCGGTCTGGTTTCCGCAGATAAGCAATTTTATCGTCCGATTTGTCCCTGTTTTATTGGCCTGTCGCTTTGGGCCTAAATATATTGAGCTATTGGTTAACGCCATGCCGGCGTCACTCATGCACGTTGTGAGTGTATTCGGTGGTGTATTACCGGCGGTAGGTATTGCGATGTTGATGCGTCAGGCCATTATTGAAAAAACCATGTTGATCTATTTCTTATTTGGTTTTATCTGCGTGGTTTTTATGAAGGTTAACATGATCGCACTAGTGATAATCAGTCTGTTACTTGCTTTGATTCATTATAAATACAAACCCTCTCAACAAACCGCCTCCGCAAGCCCTAACGATGAGGATGAATTCTGA
- a CDS encoding PTS system mannose/fructose/N-acetylgalactosamine-transporter subunit IIB, which translates to MAISFLRIDDRLIHGQMAASWIGSSPCDGIVVVDDDAAQNEVQKKVLLSILPSVKTWVFSLPEASEKLPKVIESQKKYYVIARNAIALSRLAEAVPALRQAIRKVNVGPMSKREDAIPVNKGQSITPEEIPAFEHLAQIGFSIEFRLLPDTAAVSWEAAAKKLAG; encoded by the coding sequence ATGGCGATTTCATTCCTGCGTATTGATGACCGGCTCATACATGGCCAAATGGCTGCAAGCTGGATCGGATCTAGCCCCTGTGATGGCATTGTCGTTGTGGATGATGACGCCGCTCAAAACGAGGTGCAAAAAAAAGTCTTGCTGTCCATTCTCCCTTCGGTAAAGACCTGGGTTTTTTCCCTACCTGAGGCGAGCGAGAAACTGCCAAAAGTGATCGAGTCCCAAAAAAAATATTATGTCATTGCACGTAACGCCATTGCGCTGTCGCGTCTCGCCGAAGCGGTGCCGGCTTTGCGGCAGGCAATCCGCAAGGTCAATGTGGGGCCTATGTCCAAGCGAGAAGACGCCATTCCGGTCAATAAGGGGCAAAGTATTACCCCTGAGGAAATACCGGCGTTTGAACATTTAGCACAAATCGGATTCTCCATTGAATTTCGTCTCTTACCCGATACGGCAGCCGTGAGTTGGGAAGCTGCTGCAAAAAAATTGGCAGGTTGA
- a CDS encoding PTS sugar transporter subunit IIA, producing MTTIIFAAHGMSAPGMKDSVEMVIGPQNNFHQVMLSQEEGIEAFRKSLTALVTSIKKETDDDILILTDMPAGSPFNVGAQLALQFRQVSVLSGTNFSMVLTALEMAGESLDNILSQVIETGRSAIDSFKETVIAEEDF from the coding sequence ATGACAACAATCATATTCGCCGCACATGGTATGTCCGCGCCTGGGATGAAAGATAGTGTGGAGATGGTCATTGGGCCACAGAATAATTTTCATCAGGTTATGCTTTCTCAGGAAGAAGGCATTGAAGCGTTCAGAAAGTCGTTAACAGCATTGGTAACAAGCATAAAGAAAGAAACCGACGACGACATTCTCATTCTTACCGATATGCCTGCGGGTTCGCCATTTAATGTTGGCGCACAGCTTGCATTACAGTTTCGACAGGTATCCGTTCTTTCAGGAACTAATTTTTCTATGGTCCTGACGGCTTTGGAGATGGCAGGCGAATCTTTGGACAACATTCTCAGCCAAGTAATAGAAACGGGCAGGAGTGCCATTGATTCATTTAAAGAAACCGTTATAGCAGAGGAAGATTTTTAA
- a CDS encoding mannitol dehydrogenase, translating to MKPIAIHFGTGALGRGLVVPYLHESGFDVITVDTDRALALQLKKNQGYDISLTDTGETRHIPVNDVLHPDDDMLQHWLNKASLITTSVRKENLHHVARLLRAVSPKTVICCENIEQSGAFFASLLEQEGIVAEGWHLPDCMVDRICASLWPASLLIETESWGTVCVQAQEGALIPEKFEITENIDFRFQEKRILVNTYADGISFLGAAAGLEYLYEAAESASIDADIADYMAVLKDYLKQECGYDPDYLNRMAKKHRNRLSNPKIKREIGSVARSFLEKIRPTERFIYPLIVLQNKGVNIDRAIPFLNKLINSWASLQRDDAHSRQQALEIIDNKEIVEKLGT from the coding sequence ATGAAACCTATTGCAATTCATTTTGGAACGGGCGCGTTGGGCAGAGGCCTGGTTGTTCCTTATTTACATGAAAGCGGTTTTGATGTGATTACGGTCGATACCGATAGGGCGTTGGCCTTACAGCTTAAGAAGAATCAGGGTTACGACATTTCGCTAACCGATACGGGAGAAACCCGCCATATTCCGGTAAATGATGTCCTTCATCCTGATGACGATATGCTTCAGCACTGGCTCAATAAAGCCAGCCTTATTACGACTTCGGTACGCAAGGAAAACTTGCATCATGTTGCTCGATTACTCCGGGCGGTTTCACCTAAAACGGTAATATGTTGCGAGAACATTGAACAAAGCGGGGCCTTCTTTGCGTCATTGCTGGAGCAGGAAGGGATTGTGGCGGAAGGATGGCATCTGCCAGATTGTATGGTGGATAGGATTTGCGCCTCATTGTGGCCTGCGTCATTGCTTATCGAAACAGAATCTTGGGGAACCGTCTGTGTTCAGGCGCAAGAGGGCGCTTTGATTCCCGAGAAGTTTGAAATCACTGAGAATATTGATTTTCGCTTTCAGGAAAAAAGAATCTTGGTGAATACCTACGCTGATGGTATCAGTTTTCTCGGTGCCGCCGCGGGTCTTGAATATCTCTATGAAGCGGCAGAAAGCGCCTCCATCGATGCAGATATCGCGGACTATATGGCAGTGCTAAAAGATTATCTTAAGCAAGAATGTGGTTACGATCCTGACTACCTGAACCGCATGGCTAAAAAACACCGTAACCGTTTGAGCAACCCCAAAATTAAACGCGAAATTGGCAGTGTGGCCAGAAGCTTCCTGGAGAAAATTCGTCCGACAGAACGGTTTATTTACCCTTTGATTGTGCTGCAAAATAAAGGGGTAAATATCGATCGTGCAATACCTTTCCTGAATAAGCTTATCAACAGCTGGGCGTCATTGCAGCGTGATGACGCCCATTCTCGGCAGCAGGCCCTCGAGATTATAGACAACAAGGAAATTGTTGAAAAACTGGGGACATAA
- a CDS encoding class I mannose-6-phosphate isomerase produces the protein MGYLSHPANYDKFPAVRLKGITGASKGWENIAEQIAKSLPAHRDAVIAIDCYPGVDVAGVQSALGAFSSFTQATWFYADTGYIHGNELDARLADTLSEDRVFGIMSCANLADYLLLASANALKQNIASTRGLRIIIGTGASLIAQCDLLIYADYPRWQRQLDWRAGGSNWLAVNPEEDILKKYKRGFFWEWRIADRHKRDLFPHFNYYLDTLSDPAVMIDNAAFQAGLDACLKTPFRLNPFFDPGVWGGNWMEEVCALPASEKNYAWCFDGVPEENSLTLNFDGVAVTMPAINLVLARPEGLLGPRNYARFGAEFPIRFDFLDTMSGGNLSLQVHPSTDYIQQHFGMHYTQDESYYILDAGENASVWLGFRTGVKQEQLVKAIDNAQQTGTLEAEKFINRFAVKKHDHVLIPSGTVHCSGKDAMILEISATPYIFTFKLWDWGRLGLDGKPRPVHLHHGSKVMREERDTAWCRSQLLNTITPLQETAEWRCERTGLHALEFIDTHRYWINGSVDISTDNEFQMLNLIEGKDAVIESPEGLFAPFIVHYAETVVIPAALGQYTIRSPERKEIGVIVANVRQAQEV, from the coding sequence ATGGGATATTTAAGCCACCCCGCCAATTACGATAAATTCCCGGCCGTGCGCCTCAAGGGAATCACTGGCGCTTCCAAAGGATGGGAAAACATTGCTGAACAGATAGCAAAATCATTGCCGGCCCACCGCGATGCCGTGATCGCCATTGATTGCTATCCTGGCGTAGATGTCGCCGGTGTGCAGAGTGCATTAGGGGCTTTCTCCTCTTTTACGCAAGCGACCTGGTTTTATGCCGACACAGGCTATATCCACGGCAATGAACTCGATGCGCGGCTGGCGGACACGCTTTCCGAGGATCGCGTATTTGGTATCATGAGCTGTGCTAATTTGGCGGATTATCTGCTTTTAGCGTCAGCCAACGCGCTCAAACAGAACATCGCGTCCACCCGTGGCTTGCGCATTATCATCGGCACCGGCGCCTCACTCATCGCGCAGTGTGATCTCCTTATCTATGCTGATTACCCTCGCTGGCAGCGGCAACTTGACTGGCGGGCCGGAGGCAGTAATTGGCTGGCGGTAAATCCTGAGGAAGATATTCTCAAGAAATATAAACGAGGTTTTTTTTGGGAGTGGCGTATTGCCGACCGACATAAACGGGATCTTTTTCCCCATTTCAATTATTACCTCGATACCCTTTCAGATCCTGCGGTCATGATTGATAACGCCGCATTTCAAGCAGGGCTGGATGCCTGCCTGAAAACGCCGTTTAGATTAAATCCCTTTTTTGACCCTGGCGTGTGGGGGGGAAACTGGATGGAGGAAGTCTGCGCGCTGCCGGCAAGCGAAAAGAACTACGCATGGTGTTTTGATGGGGTACCCGAAGAGAACAGCCTGACGCTGAATTTTGACGGCGTCGCAGTCACTATGCCGGCGATAAACCTGGTTCTGGCGCGTCCGGAAGGGTTACTTGGCCCGCGCAACTATGCGCGATTCGGGGCGGAGTTTCCTATTCGGTTTGACTTTCTCGATACCATGTCTGGGGGCAATCTTAGCTTACAAGTCCACCCATCGACGGATTATATTCAACAGCATTTTGGCATGCACTACACCCAGGATGAGAGCTATTACATTTTGGACGCAGGGGAAAATGCCAGCGTTTGGCTGGGATTCCGCACGGGCGTAAAACAAGAGCAATTAGTCAAGGCCATCGACAACGCACAGCAAACCGGCACCCTGGAGGCGGAAAAATTCATCAACCGCTTTGCGGTCAAAAAGCATGATCATGTGCTTATTCCATCGGGTACCGTTCACTGTTCAGGCAAGGACGCCATGATTCTGGAAATCTCGGCGACCCCCTATATTTTTACTTTTAAATTATGGGATTGGGGGCGCCTTGGCCTGGACGGTAAACCCCGTCCGGTGCATTTGCATCACGGCAGTAAAGTGATGCGTGAAGAACGCGACACCGCATGGTGCCGCAGTCAACTGCTCAATACGATTACTCCGCTGCAGGAAACAGCCGAATGGCGGTGTGAACGCACAGGGCTACACGCCCTCGAATTCATTGATACCCACCGCTATTGGATTAACGGCAGCGTCGACATCTCGACGGATAATGAGTTTCAGATGCTCAATCTTATCGAAGGAAAAGACGCGGTCATTGAGAGCCCGGAAGGCCTTTTTGCCCCTTTCATCGTTCATTATGCTGAAACGGTGGTGATTCCAGCCGCGCTCGGTCAATACACCATTCGCTCCCCCGAACGGAAAGAAATTGGCGTTATTGTGGCCAATGTTCGCCAGGCGCAGGAGGTGTAA
- a CDS encoding AGE family epimerase/isomerase, producing the protein MLTQAHNFVYWMRHTALPCFLEQGVKRLADGALCFRETLPDDGLISRSRVQTRQLYVYAHATRTGWLDARDTLDAVAKRGLTHFTNAQGVFFFSDGDAPAMAQLNTYEQAFALLAYSELYALTREQQFLDRAEKLHDWMKTHLALSEGGYAADVTRPAMLNQNPNMHLFEAMLSWWQITGSPRWEKEAHNLFHLFSEHLFHRERHCLTEFFASGWQADPAYSMRVDPGHHHEWTWLLYQYEKLAGVETAFWRDALQNFAATAGENPLTQAVMNEVYSDKTPYRAGSRLWCQTERVKADVVACITRRDAAALQRLENHVATMMRHYITGENGRVFCDEISDVGERLAHSSPASTLYHLYIACREVDSLLKAQTNCPR; encoded by the coding sequence ATGCTAACCCAGGCGCATAACTTTGTTTATTGGATGCGACATACCGCTTTACCCTGCTTCTTAGAACAGGGGGTTAAACGTCTCGCGGATGGCGCCCTCTGTTTTCGAGAAACGCTGCCCGATGATGGCCTCATTTCCCGTAGCCGCGTGCAGACGCGTCAGCTTTATGTTTATGCTCACGCCACCCGAACCGGTTGGCTTGATGCCCGAGACACTCTCGACGCGGTGGCGAAGAGAGGATTAACGCACTTTACCAATGCGCAGGGGGTATTTTTCTTTTCAGACGGCGATGCTCCCGCTATGGCACAGCTAAACACCTATGAACAAGCTTTCGCACTGCTGGCTTATAGCGAGCTTTATGCCCTAACGCGAGAGCAACAGTTTCTGGATAGGGCAGAAAAGTTACATGACTGGATGAAAACACACCTGGCCTTATCCGAAGGCGGTTATGCCGCCGATGTCACCCGCCCGGCGATGCTTAATCAAAACCCTAATATGCATCTTTTTGAAGCGATGCTGTCCTGGTGGCAAATAACCGGTTCCCCGCGCTGGGAGAAAGAAGCTCACAACCTCTTTCACCTCTTTAGCGAACATTTGTTCCATCGCGAACGTCACTGCCTCACGGAATTTTTCGCCTCAGGCTGGCAAGCAGACCCTGCTTATTCAATGCGAGTTGACCCCGGTCATCACCATGAATGGACATGGCTGCTTTATCAGTATGAAAAACTCGCGGGCGTAGAGACAGCATTTTGGCGCGATGCGCTACAAAACTTTGCCGCCACGGCAGGGGAAAACCCGCTCACTCAGGCCGTGATGAACGAGGTCTATAGCGATAAAACCCCTTATCGCGCAGGCAGCCGGCTTTGGTGCCAAACAGAGAGAGTAAAAGCCGATGTGGTTGCCTGTATTACCCGACGTGATGCGGCAGCGCTGCAACGGTTGGAGAATCATGTCGCCACAATGATGCGGCACTATATTACGGGGGAAAACGGCAGAGTTTTTTGCGATGAAATCAGTGACGTGGGGGAACGTCTAGCGCACTCCTCTCCTGCCTCGACTTTGTATCATCTTTATATCGCGTGCCGCGAAGTGGATTCCTTGCTAAAGGCGCAAACGAATTGCCCCCGTTAA
- a CDS encoding alcohol dehydrogenase catalytic domain-containing protein, whose protein sequence is MMPGPGEVLAKVEAFSICASDVKMIDMGNDYPLFKDRDFAQHPAILGHELSLTVAAAGAGMAEAWPIGRRFGVQPDVYLNHQRYCIGVNVTGGMAEYLLLGKEVFQSDHGSCAFPVDEEISHAALAQTEPLACVEAAFVQHSRKHMKPGGRLLIYLDDKVQQRVNLDIPLVAAEITRVGSEARFAQYVNGAALHGNEILATLPEREFDDVLILGNPDVETLTQLTERMAVNGLLCWLPDTRPDPMAPVDIAKIHYHNVNILGSPQRRLSAAFTERTYRYDYQPGGTLVLSGGGGTMGRMHLLRALKSVRPPAKIIVTGKTSHRLKQMQKDIEPLLIAATSEVYFVAVQEHANFRQTMRDLVGPDGASDIIISAPGIDPITGVVDVLAKDGTLVLFSGTRYGQFGPLPLGQVAWTGATITASSGSCAADQRRVLDKIQRGEALPDFNVAAVGGLLATLEGLKAVKAGRFPGKVVIYPHLTALPLLPINRLGEWDDALGEWVSRHGWSKQAEKLLFSQYNKKIS, encoded by the coding sequence ATGATGCCGGGGCCCGGCGAGGTTCTCGCTAAAGTCGAAGCGTTCTCGATCTGCGCCTCAGACGTGAAGATGATCGACATGGGTAACGATTATCCCTTATTCAAAGACAGGGATTTTGCTCAACATCCTGCCATTTTGGGCCATGAATTGTCATTAACGGTGGCGGCGGCTGGCGCCGGTATGGCCGAAGCGTGGCCAATAGGCCGGCGTTTTGGCGTTCAACCAGACGTTTATCTCAACCACCAACGTTATTGTATTGGCGTCAATGTGACCGGTGGGATGGCGGAATATCTTCTGCTGGGAAAAGAGGTTTTCCAATCGGATCACGGAAGCTGTGCATTTCCCGTCGATGAGGAGATAAGCCATGCCGCGCTCGCGCAAACCGAACCGTTGGCCTGTGTAGAAGCGGCTTTCGTACAGCATTCACGCAAACACATGAAGCCCGGCGGCCGTTTGCTTATCTATCTGGATGATAAGGTCCAACAGAGGGTTAACCTGGATATTCCACTGGTTGCCGCCGAGATAACACGGGTTGGGTCTGAAGCCCGTTTTGCTCAATACGTAAACGGTGCCGCGCTGCATGGTAATGAAATTCTCGCTACCTTGCCCGAGCGCGAGTTCGATGATGTGTTGATATTGGGCAATCCCGATGTTGAAACGTTGACGCAACTGACGGAGCGAATGGCGGTAAATGGATTGCTGTGCTGGTTACCGGACACCCGCCCGGACCCTATGGCGCCTGTCGATATTGCCAAAATCCATTATCACAACGTGAATATCCTCGGCTCACCGCAGCGCCGGCTCTCGGCGGCGTTCACCGAGCGGACTTATCGGTATGATTATCAGCCAGGGGGGACATTGGTGCTCTCGGGAGGCGGCGGCACAATGGGGCGCATGCATCTTTTGCGTGCGCTGAAAAGCGTTCGGCCGCCGGCGAAAATTATCGTCACCGGCAAGACTTCTCATCGTCTTAAACAGATGCAAAAGGATATCGAGCCGTTATTAATCGCGGCAACCAGTGAAGTTTATTTTGTGGCAGTCCAGGAGCATGCAAACTTCCGCCAAACAATGCGTGATCTCGTCGGGCCTGATGGCGCTTCAGACATTATTATTAGCGCGCCAGGCATTGACCCCATTACCGGCGTAGTGGATGTGTTAGCCAAAGACGGCACTCTCGTCCTCTTTTCCGGCACGCGCTACGGCCAGTTCGGGCCATTGCCCCTAGGGCAGGTCGCATGGACCGGCGCGACCATCACGGCGAGTAGCGGCTCTTGCGCCGCCGATCAACGGCGGGTGCTGGACAAAATCCAGCGCGGCGAGGCGTTGCCCGATTTCAATGTGGCCGCCGTCGGCGGTTTGCTGGCGACCTTAGAGGGCCTCAAAGCCGTAAAAGCCGGCCGTTTCCCCGGCAAAGTAGTCATTTATCCCCACTTGACGGCCTTACCTTTGCTTCCCATTAATCGGCTTGGCGAGTGGGATGACGCGTTAGGGGAATGGGTTTCTCGACACGGCTGGTCCAAGCAGGCTGAAAAGCTTCTGTTCAGTCAATATAACAAGAAAATAAGTTAA
- a CDS encoding PTS fructose transporter subunit IIABC — MTIIELLTPARIILNNVPCDKEALFSLCAATLAADKSIAAADQATFIDLLRAREKHSTTNVGEGVAMPHAQGSIIRAPTLLFLRPKVGVDWDESDDKPVSLIFMIAVPAASQDQHLEIIARLCRWLMEDEFRQALLDAPDETAVMSLLQAQEQGQTESGLRGETRPKKDESAKFLVAVTACPTGIAHTYMAAENIEKAAHQLGYAIKVETNGSAGVGNPLTEEDINNAEAVIIAADTKVEMDRFANKPLYYASVSQGIREPEHLITQALEAKPFNSARPAAGEGRGKSAPNVYGTLMNGVSNMLPFVIAGGILIALSFLWGINSADPKDPSFNWMASVIKQIGGAAFTLFIPVMSGYIAYAIADRPGLAPGMVGGLMASTGGSGFLGAIVAGFIAGYLIVGLRRVLKPLPSSFEGLKPVLIYPLVSVFIVGFITVALINPFMGEVNNAVIKFLNNIGSTNKILLGFIIGAMLAADLGGPINKAAYLFSVGVLASGNDYVMAAAVASGMVPSLAVALSANLAKNKFTVSQCEAAKANYILGLSFIAEGAIPFAASNPLVILPSLMIGSGVAGSLAMFFKVTYPAPHGGVFVIPVVGHPVYFVISTLVGVIISTALILMMKRNLTEEQRRK; from the coding sequence ATGACGATAATAGAACTTCTGACACCCGCACGCATTATTTTAAATAATGTACCCTGTGATAAAGAGGCGCTATTTTCCTTATGCGCCGCAACCCTGGCAGCCGATAAAAGTATCGCGGCGGCTGACCAAGCCACATTCATTGATTTGCTCAGAGCGCGCGAGAAGCATTCCACCACCAATGTGGGTGAAGGCGTTGCTATGCCCCATGCGCAAGGTAGCATTATTCGTGCCCCGACACTGTTATTTTTGCGGCCGAAAGTCGGGGTTGATTGGGATGAATCTGATGATAAACCGGTATCCTTGATTTTTATGATAGCGGTCCCGGCTGCATCACAGGATCAACACCTTGAAATCATAGCACGCCTGTGCCGCTGGCTTATGGAAGACGAATTTCGCCAAGCATTATTGGATGCCCCTGACGAAACCGCGGTGATGTCCTTATTACAAGCACAAGAACAGGGCCAGACGGAAAGTGGGCTACGCGGGGAGACACGCCCTAAAAAAGATGAATCCGCCAAGTTTCTCGTTGCGGTAACGGCCTGCCCAACCGGTATCGCGCACACTTACATGGCGGCGGAGAATATTGAAAAAGCGGCGCACCAGTTGGGTTACGCGATTAAGGTTGAAACCAATGGTTCGGCGGGCGTAGGAAACCCGCTGACGGAGGAAGACATCAACAATGCCGAAGCCGTTATCATTGCGGCTGATACCAAAGTAGAGATGGACAGGTTTGCCAATAAGCCGCTTTACTATGCCAGCGTCTCACAAGGTATCCGCGAACCTGAGCATCTCATAACGCAGGCACTCGAGGCCAAGCCTTTCAATTCGGCACGTCCTGCGGCCGGTGAGGGTCGCGGCAAATCAGCACCAAATGTCTATGGCACGTTGATGAATGGTGTCTCCAACATGCTCCCCTTCGTGATTGCGGGCGGCATACTCATTGCCCTCTCTTTCCTCTGGGGAATTAATTCGGCCGATCCCAAAGACCCGAGCTTTAACTGGATGGCATCGGTGATAAAGCAGATTGGGGGTGCCGCATTCACGCTGTTTATACCGGTGATGAGCGGTTATATCGCCTACGCAATCGCGGATAGACCTGGGCTGGCGCCGGGCATGGTGGGCGGTTTGATGGCAAGCACCGGCGGCAGCGGATTTCTCGGCGCCATTGTCGCCGGGTTCATCGCGGGCTATCTCATTGTCGGCTTACGCCGCGTCCTCAAACCGTTACCTTCGTCTTTTGAAGGTCTTAAACCGGTGTTGATCTATCCATTGGTCAGCGTGTTCATCGTAGGATTCATTACCGTTGCGCTTATCAATCCCTTTATGGGTGAAGTCAATAATGCGGTTATCAAATTTCTCAATAATATCGGCTCGACCAATAAAATATTATTGGGCTTCATCATCGGCGCCATGCTGGCTGCAGATTTGGGAGGCCCCATTAATAAAGCAGCCTATCTGTTCAGCGTAGGGGTATTAGCCAGCGGAAATGATTATGTTATGGCTGCGGCGGTCGCCAGCGGCATGGTCCCCTCATTGGCGGTCGCCCTTTCCGCCAACTTGGCCAAAAATAAATTTACCGTATCACAATGTGAGGCAGCCAAAGCCAATTATATTTTAGGACTTTCGTTCATTGCTGAAGGTGCTATCCCGTTTGCCGCCAGCAATCCTTTGGTTATTTTGCCCTCGCTGATGATCGGCTCAGGGGTCGCGGGGTCATTGGCAATGTTTTTCAAGGTAACCTACCCGGCACCGCATGGCGGCGTATTCGTCATTCCCGTCGTTGGCCACCCTGTTTATTTTGTTATTTCAACGTTGGTGGGTGTCATCATTTCTACGGCATTGATATTGATGATGAAGAGAAACTTGACGGAAGAACAACGCCGGAAATAA
- a CDS encoding HPr family phosphocarrier protein, which yields MSDDSIPEKTLILELPINNEYGLHARPAAELVKVIKSYKSDISVANLDGTGKEVNGRSMMKIVSLGVKKGHRLRFNITGEDAQDASDGLRQSIISGLGE from the coding sequence ATGTCAGACGATAGTATTCCGGAAAAAACATTAATTCTTGAACTGCCGATTAATAACGAGTACGGCCTGCATGCCAGGCCTGCTGCGGAGCTGGTGAAAGTGATAAAGTCTTATAAGAGTGATATTAGCGTTGCCAACCTCGACGGCACGGGTAAAGAAGTCAACGGCCGTAGCATGATGAAAATTGTTTCGCTCGGGGTAAAAAAAGGACACCGTCTTCGTTTTAACATTACCGGTGAAGATGCCCAAGACGCCAGTGATGGTCTGCGACAAAGCATAATCTCAGGATTGGGTGAATAA